The Anastrepha ludens isolate Willacy chromosome 2, idAnaLude1.1, whole genome shotgun sequence DNA window atcaaaaataaaaaaaaaaaacatttttctaatagcggtcgccactcagcagaaaatggcaaacaatgtatttctgccgtgaaaaagctcctcataaaaatatctgccgttcggagtcggcttgaaactgtaggtccctccatttgtgggacaacatcaagacgcacaccacaaataggaggaggagctcgatatttttatccatagtgaaaatcgcagagcgcaactgcggttgactgatataattaaatgccaaaaaactAGCAAATTGACAGATCAATCTCAAACTATGCGACACCTAGAGttgttgtaccaacattccagcaaaatttagacatatgtatgtgtaacgcgcgctttttaaatgaacaatttccgatatttttttgacagaatgtatatttagaaaattcaaaatacaagtttaattcttaaaagtgatattatcaccttttaagtactccccatcagctgcaacgcacttatgccagcgtttgatcgaGCTCTCGAAACAGTTCTGGAACGCTATTTTCGGTATATCCATCCGAGCCATCCTCGACTttttcattacttcctttcgcctgttaaaacgcgttttctgtagtggttttttgactcgatcaaaccggaaaaaaattgcagggaTCCGATGAATTCAAtcggtcaaaaattcacgagtCCATCacttgttttcccacaaatacgTTTTTTGGCGAATCGCTTTGCGTCTCGTAATGCTCAAATAATAGTCTTTATTAAGTGcctgaccttctggcaaaaattcgtggtgtacaataccgttgtaatcccTAAAAACCGTGAGCAACGCTACTTCTTGACTGATAATTacgggttttttgttttttggttttggttcatTTGGAGTTCTCCACTCACTCGTCTGATGTCTGAATTGCATGTCGTACTCATATACGCACGCCTCGTCTCCAGTTATGATGCGTTTAATGAATGTTGGGTcagattcagccttggaaatcatatcTTTGGCGATATTCGATATCAAGGAGGTCTCTTTTTTGCACGAAATTTAGGGaacaactttgcagcaacatgcCAATGTTCTGAACGGATCCGTAAgaaatgttcaagtcctctgccagacctctgatggttaatttgcggttattgaccaacttttctttcactttattgatattttcaccagttttcgatgtcgacggccttCGTCATcttcgatggactcacgatctcttctgaagtgtGCATGCCACTCGATTGTTTCTTTAGAGCAGCATtacagtttcccaacatttgtAAGGCATTCATTGGATCTATTTTCctcgcaaaatttaatacaaagttGTTCTAAATTCAAATCCAAATTTAAAACTGTAAACATCGAAAACATTTGCATAGGTAGATATACTCAAAACGGCGCAACTTTCCAATCAACGAATCATTGCTGGCATCGTTGATcggttattttatatttcagagTCGTCGTGGTACggaattttcaagaaaactgaacataaacataaattattatttaataactcATTTACAATATTCATTCTTTTCCCACATATCATTTTCACCTCATATTTACGCCTGGTAACTACTATAACTTTCAGATTGTGTTTCTTTGGATcttagggtgcgaccagagtgagcgctgaaagccgagccgagattgtcagtgtgataaagattgtcagtgcgataaaactgattacatacaagtcaatacaaataagcttgtgtataacacacTGAACGCCGACAAGAGtagagagcaaagccgatgagtgcgagaaaacagtttcaaatcgttttgcgcgcttttttgtattgttgatgtttactttttagagtgcagttgtgttttttaaatgtttaaaaataaacaaaaatggatatcgatcaaataataagtgaaattttttcccgGCCTGCTTTGTGGGACCAAAAAAACATTACCTCAGAGACACTATCAATCTTTCGCAAGAAGTTACTGGcaccttaataaaatttgtccagtttttgtttagtttcacaCCTATCTTGTCCAGAATGtaataaaatgtttcaattttcattcgggtatattgttgaaatttagctcgatattttcttaaatcattatataaatgatgaaattcaccaaattcattcctttttagtgtaattggatgttttccaaactcttttgtgttaataattgcattaatcacactaggagaagcaaaatgctcgtcatcagatgaatccattaccgtgtacagcaattttataaacacaaatgaacaacaaaattaaatgacataagagcaaaacacatggaataaacagaatttcagcgctgattctcgcattcactgtgttatatacaaattttcttctcgcatgaaaataagcgtcaataagctcggctcggctccgctcggctccgctcggcatcagcgctcactctgctcGCACCCTTAGAAGGTGCCTTGACTTATTTAGCCAGCAATTCATACTGCTTTGTTATGTCTTAGAATTGGCTTCTCCCTACAACTTTGAGTTGGTGTTGTAATATAAATGGAGCGACCTAAAGTTTTATGCCACACCCAGAccgtataaatatatttgcggACTTGCCATTATTGTCATTGCCTTCGCGGAGCGACGATTATTATAAGTAGAAGAAAATGTATGTCTTtcgttttttcatattaaggTTTGGAAGGAGAAACAaatcaaattaatgaaatcaccCTTTTAATGGTGAGTGGGCGAGCTTTATGGTGAGCGTGTTGTTGTTTTCTAAAATGGAGTGATCTACATATTTACGccgcctctgaacggcagatgttttttatgaggagctttttcatggcataaatgaACTCAGAAATATTCCGAATGTAAATTTTCAAGCACCAACCCTTTCGAACACAGCGTTCGCACGAGAGTCGGTTCCACGTAaccagaacgacccggatttatatccggccacgaactgtcacttcagcagcattcctcgtatacgcacggggaatgtttatgctgctacgacgacaacaacaatacaGCTGTCATATAAAGTATTTAACCATATCGTCGTGTGTGACCAAATTAAGGAAATCAATGAGGTGACaggaaaaacacaaattaaaattatgcttgcgaaattttatttatcatgGGCCGGATATCTCTGTGGTAAGGCCAGCCTTCGAACCTTAActcaattttctttatttctcttcCACTACATGACCTTCTAAGCTGTACTTGAATTTCTCCTCATCTTCGTGGTACAAAATTGCTTCCATGCGATAGAAACCCggatttttaatactttttaactTGTCCGAAGTAAAGGGATATTCTTTTACGTAGTAAGTATCCTTTACGATCGGGCAAACATACGGTGACGGTGCATTCGAGTACTTCACTAATGACTCGTAAACATACATTCTATAATATATTTTCAGGAAGTCACAAATACCCATTGCGGGCAGTGCCATCATTTCAGTATATTCTTCATTTGCTTCATCGGCTCTTTTGAATACTAATTTTACCTGCAAAGTAGAGAAGATATATTgaagattttaaattaaaatttataaaattatgaaaaattacaacaacCTTCCATGTATTATCCATGTCAATAAGTTGCTCCACTTCGCCATTAATTTTCACAATATCCTCGCTTTTATCCAGCTCCACCTTAACTTTAACTATATCTTCAGCCTCTTTGTCTGCTGTCAGCTTGtccaaaattaatttgtaatttgcTTCCTGTTCTGCAGCGTAAGCTCTGGTGTAGCTaagtaaaattatataaaaagccAACAAATGAAGTTCCATTTTAATATCTCAGCAGCTGATTTTGTAATGAAGCGCTGAAAACTGAATTATTAGTTTTCAACTTGGCCTggagaatttagaaaaaaatcgaaCACGCGAATGTAACTATAATATGGaccatttcaattcagagaTAAAATTAAACATGAAACGGAAATGTTTCAAATATGTGACgcgtatatttttatgtactacatgcatgcatgtatgtataactTTTCATTTGTCCCTGCTACTTTAATCAAATCTCgttaaaaatgaaaactttacCATTTTCTGTTCAAATAAGTAAATGTGAATATGGAACGTGTTTTGTTTGTAATACTTTGCTTGCagatttttgaaacaaaaacaaaactctcCGCGTATTTAGAGCAGCCTGGTGTTGTATGGATATTGGGGGAAAGGGAAGTCAATGTTTAGTGCATTTAGGGTAAAGAGAGTAAACTTAGAATACGCATATATGACGGGGTGGCCGCAAAGTTCAGCACACTAGTGACATGCAGTGGAAGAAGctctaaatctataaaaataCTGTTATTCGGGCATTCACTGTATGTCCGCTGATGCACTATTTACAACATTTTCACAGCGAGACTACCATGCTACCAGTTAAGGAAGTTAGGCAAGCAATTCCTGAAGGAACTACCTCTGGAGGCACTTGCTGAAGGCTGAGTCGCCTCAGAGGCACATCGAAGAAGGATATCTCTTCAATTTAATTGACGAGAATCAGAATTTTACACAACACCCACTGAATCCACCAGTTTATTGGCAGGCTATAAACTCCTGTCCCGCGAATatcgttatcggagtccaaccaccactcaCCACAGATGAAGAGCTTCGCGAGACCCGCGTCCTCTTGACACAATAGCGTTCCGCATATTGTAGTAGCTTAAACTTCTACTTATTTAGAATCGACCTCGATGgattcaatatatttatatgggtACTCACCCCGACACTAACCACCTGTTCATATACCCCTCAAACCAATTCACCTAACACACCTCTCCCTTTGGATTCAATCTGTCGAAACAACATGTTTTCTGGGCCTATCACTCACTTAACTCCCTACTCTTTTTGGATCTAATCCGTCAAAACAACATGTTtcccatatattatatatatataattggcgcgtacaccctttttgggtgtttggccgagctcctcctcgtatttgtggtgtgcgtcttgatgttgttccataaatggaggggcctacagtttcaagccgactcggaacggcagatatttttacgaggagctttttcatggcagaaatacactcggaggtttgccattgcctgccgaggggcgaccgctattagaaaaatgtttttcttaattttggtgttttcaccgagattcgaaccgacgttctctctgtgaattccgaatggtagtcgcgcaccaacccattcggctacggcggccaccataTTTTGCATGCCTACCGTTAAATGAGATAGACGTCAATGACCAGTCACTTCATCGTACTTGACAGGGCTTGATAAACTGCTACGACCCACTAACGGCACACCGAGAATGTTCGGAGGTTGCGACCTGCTTTAACGATATTCAAATCAATCGTTTCTCCCTGGCCTTTCACAGGTAGATAGCAGTAAAAAAAACCTATACTCACTTGCGTTGACTTCCActcataaataaaacattactcttatttaatatttttcaaaaactgtaagcttatttatttactcaattattgtttatatattgtattaaaatcaaAAGCATTATGCCGTATAATAAAATCAaccgaaaatatatatttttatttgtcaatTATGAATGCTATTAGTGCTCCCATTGAAGCTTAAGTACAATTACATgcagatacatatgtactaatATAGGGCTTATAAATACAAGTATGCATGTTTTCATATCCGTGgggatatttacatacatatgcattgtaatttaatttagctGGATATTGATACAGAGTGAGACACagttatatatttgtattctcACTTTACGTAAGTTTATTATgtcttttgtatattttttattatgaaatacTGGTTCATTCTTTTGCATAGGCTACAATATTTAGGTACTATATTTAAGTAGAGCTCTTAGAACGCTCTCAACAAATTCTACAAACTGTATTTAATACATAATgtctaataatatttttttacacttgcTACAAAGCAAAAATGTACACGACTAAGGTAATCAATTATGTAATCACATTAAATTATTAACGACTCAAAAACAAATGCCTTAATTTGCAAAACAGACTACTAcagcaatacatacatacataagtagataatttaaattttaacataaatgTAACTCACACAAAATAGGCAGATCGCTTACAAAAATCGCTAGGTATTTTAATCTTTATGGTGAactcagaatatttatttactcgCATGACAGGAGCAGCTTCACCACTTTTATAGttcattttaaatacaattgaAAGAGGGTGAATACGATATTGTTTAATATTCCTGCAAaccaatataaatacataataacGCTCGTTTACAGGAAGAACGTCATAACCCAAATAAATGCGCTCCTTTTatgctatgtaaaaaattaatagcgATATCTCTTAACATTAgaataaaatgtgttttttttacttttaccatGAGGGGCCATAGTAATCCTTGAAGCTGTTCTCtgtttctcaaattttaaattttttgagctATTAACTTCCTCCAGCGATTGAGCGATATGTAGTTAGTATTGGTATGCACATGTTTCTTCTCCTATTCTTCGCCTGCATTACGTTTGTCAACTGCTATCGTAAAATTATCACTGGTTTAGGTTTAACGGACGATGAGACCCGGGAAACATCACTTAACATATCATACTGTCATTCTCTGGTGACGTATTAAGAATTTTATGCCTGCAGGCTATGCTACCAGGGTagttaaagatgccaaaaaTTACTGCAATATCTTTTGGTTGGTACCTCTACAattaatacgagtatatgccTACTGAAGCGCGCAAAATTTTGCTGTACTTCTAGTagcaattaaattatatttaattgtattgaagatgacatttttttttaaatcataggTTAACAATAATTTATCTGCATCACATTTACaaagtagaataaaaaacatattttaaactcAGCTGGGCTGGCGTTAAAATATTTGGCTGTACGCCATCATATGCGGTGCCATAAAGTCAAGTGGTTCACTGCAATATTTTCAGTGGAAGAAAAAGCATGAAGCCAAATCCATTGCAAAGGGTTGGTTAATTTGCAATGTAAATGAACCCTATGACGCATAATCATAGTCTCGGGTTAAACACAGGTTTTGTTAAAATTGTACCAAGTATTTGAAACTgggtttattttctttaatgctATAGACAATTTAGTATTATGCTTCAGTAAGAACAAGCATTCGCATATGTAAATCTATTAAATTCCAATTTTAACTGATAAATGAatgttaataaatttacaatcaaatatttttgttttactgctaattttgaaaatttaaaacgaCAGAAGAGCAAAAAGTAAGttaatttcgaataaaattaagtatttaataataaataagttaatttcgaacaaaattatgtatttatattaataataaatatattggtATACATCTGTGCTTACAATAATAGCAGCCCaacatattacaaaattttgactACTTGTTtactgtttatttaattttttaatattttttatagaaacatagttcatactacaacaaaaatcaactaaattaaaaaactttcagaatttttataaatttatatacaggTTTATAGCCCATCGAGGTGCCACTTTAAAGTGGCTGAAAgttcgatttgatttttgataattttttttgttgataaaaaGCATTAAAACATTTCAGTGTGCTGAAAATACTCAAATGTTTTACCAATATCTGATcgtttattatatcaaaatctaTTTCAGTATAAAGTTTTATGCCACACCCAGAccgtataaatatatttgcggACTTGCCATTATTGTCATTGCCTTCGCGGAGCGACGATTATTATAAGTAGAAGAAAATGTATGTCTTtcgttttttcatattaaggTTTGGAAGGAGAAACAaatcaaattaatgaaatcaccCTTTTAATGGTGAGTGGGCGAGCTTTATGGTGAGCGTGTTGTTGTTTTCTAAAATGGAGTGATCTACATATTTACGccgcctctgaacggcagatgttttttatgaggagctttttcatggcataaatgaACTCAGAAATATTCCGAATGTAAATTTTCAAGCACCAACCCTTTCGAACACAGCGTtcgcacgacagtcggttccacgtaaccagaacgacccggatttatatccggccacgaactgtcacttcagcagcattcctcgtatacgcacggggaatgtttatgctgctacgacgacaacaacaatacaGCTGTCATATAAAGTATTTAACCATATCGTCGTGTGTGACCAAATTAAGGAAATCAATGAGGTGACaggaaaaacacaaattaaaattatgcttgcgaaattttatttatcatgGGCCGGATATCTCTGTGGTAAGGCCAGCCTTCGAACCTTAActcaattttctttatttctcttcCACTACATGACCTTCTAAGCTGTACTTGAATTTCTCCTCATCTTCGTGGTACAAAATTGCTTCCATGCGATAGAAACCCggatttttaatactttttaactTGTCCGAAGTAAAGGGATATTCTTTTACGTAGTAAGTATCCTTTACGATCGGGCAAACATACGGTGACGGTGCATTCGAGTACTTCACTAATGACTCGTAAACATACATTCTATAATATATTTTCAGGAAGTCACAAATACCCATTGCGGGCAGTGCCATCATTTCAGTATATTCTTCATTTGCTTCATCGGCTCTTTTGAATACTAATTTTACCTGCAAAGTAGAGAAGATATATTgaagattttaaattaaaatttataaaattatgaaaaattacaacaacCTTCCATGTATTATCCATGTCAATAAGTTGCTCCACTTCGCCATTAATTTTCACAATATCCTCGCTTTTATCCAGCTCCACCTTAACTTTAACTATATCTTCAGCCTCTTTGTCTGCTGTCAGCTTGtccaaaattaatttgtaatttgcTTCCTGTTCTGCAGCGTAAGCTCTGGTGTAGCTaagtaaaattatataaaaagccAACAAATGAAGTTCCATTTTAATATCTCAGCAGCTGATTTTGTAATGAAGCGCTGAAAACTGAATTATTAGTTTTCAACTTGGCCTggagaatttagaaaaaaatcgaaCACGCGAATGTAACTATAATATGGaccatttcaattcagagaTAAAATTAAACATGAAACGGAAATGTTTCGAATATGTGACgcgtatatttttatgtactacatgcatgcatgtatgtataactTTTCATTTGTCCCTGCTACTTTAATCAAATCTCgttaaaaatgaaaactttacCATTTTCTGTTCAAATAAGTAAATGTGAATATGGAACGTGTTTTGTTTGTAATACTTTGCTTGCagatttttgaaacaaaaacaaaactctcCGCGTATTTAGAGCAGCCTGGTGTTGTATGGATATTGGGGGAAAGGGAAGTCAATGTTTAGTGCATTTAGGGTAAAGAGAGTAAACTTAGAATACGCATATATGACGGGGTGGCCGCAAAGTTCAGCACACTAGTGACATGCAGTGGAAGAAGctctaaatctataaaaataCTGTTATTCGGGCATTCACTGTATGTCCGCTGATGCACTATTTACAACATTTTCACAGCGAGACTACCATGCTACCAGTTAAGGAAGTTAGGCAAGCAATTCCTGAAGGAACTACCTCTGGAGGCACTTGCTGAAGGCTGAGTCGCCTCAGAGGCACATCGAAGAAGGATATCTCTTCAATTTAATTGACGAGAATCAGAATTTTACACAACACCCACTGAATCCACCAGTTTATTGGCAGGCTATAAACTCCTGTCCCGCGAATatcgttatcggagtccaaccaccactcaCCACAGATGAAGAGCTTCGCGAGACCCGCGTCCTCTTGACACAATAGCGTTCCGCATATTGTAGTAGCTTAAACTTCTACTTATTTAGAATCGACCTCGATGgattcaatatatttatatgggtACTCACCCCGACACTAACCACCTGTTCATATACCCCTCAAACCAATTCACCTAACACACCTCTCCCTTTGGATTCAATCTGTCGAAACAACATGTTTTCTGGGCCTATCACTCACTTAACTCCCTACTCTTTTTGGATCTAATCCGTCAAAACAACATGTTtcccatatattatatatatataattggcgcgtacaccctttttgggtgtttggccgagctcctcctcgtatttgtggtgtgcgtcttgatgttgttccataaatggaggggcctacagtttcaagccgactcggaacggcagatatttttacgaggagctttttcatggcagaaatacactcggaggtttgccattgcctgccgaggggcgaccgctattagaaaaatgtttttcttaattttggtgttttcaccgagattcgaaccgacgttctctctgtgaattccgaatggtagtcgcgcaccaacccattcggctacggcggccaccataTTTTGCATGCCTACCGTTAAATGAGATAGACGTCAATGACCAGTCACTTCATCGTACTTGACAGGGCTTGATAAACTGCTACGACCCACTAACGGCACACCGAGAATGTTCGGAGGTTGCGACCTGCTTTAACGATATTCAAATCAATCGTTTCTCCCTGGCCTTTCACAGGTAGATAGCAGTAAAAAAAACCTATACTCACTTGCGTTGACTTCCActcataaataaaacattactcttatttaatatttttcaaaaactgtaagcttatttatttactcaattattgtttatatattgtattaaaatcaaAAGCATTATGCCGTATAATAAAATCAaccgaaaatatatatttttatttgtcaatTATGAATGCTATTAGTGCTCCCATTGAAGCTTAAGTACAATTACATgcagatacatatgtactaatATAGGGCTTATAAATACAAGTATGCATGTTTTCATATCCGTGgggatatttacatacatatgcattgtaatttaatttagctGGATATTGATACAGAGTGAGACACagttatatatttgtattctcACTTTACGTAAGTTTATTATgtcttttgtatattttttattatgaaatacTGGTTCATTCTTTTGCATAGGCTACAATATTTAGGTACTATATTTAAGTAGAGCTCTTAGAACGCTCTCAACAAATTCTACAAACTGTATTTAATACATAATgtctaataatatttttttacacttgcTACAAAGCAAAAATGTACACGACTAAGGTAATCAATTATGTAATCACATTAAATTATTAACGACTCAAAAACAAATGCCTTAATTTGCAAAACAGACTACTAcagcaatacatacatacataagtagataatttaaattttaacataaatgTAACTCACACAAAATAGGCAGATCGCTTACAAAAATCGCTAGGTATTTTAATCTTTATGGTGAactcagaatatttatttactcgCATGACAGGAGCAGCTTCACCACTTTTATAGttcattttaaatacaattgaAAGAGGGTGAATACGATATTGTTTAATATTCCTGCAAaccaatataaatacataataacGCTCGTTTACAGGAAGAACGTCATAACCCAAATAAATGCGCTCCTTTTatgctatgtaaaaaattaatagcgATATCTCTTAACATTAgaataaaatgtgttttttttacttttaccatGAGGGGCCATAGTAATCCTTGAAGCTGTTCTCtgtttctcaaattttaaattttttgagctATTAAGTTCCTCCAGCGATTGAGCGATATGTAGTTAGTATTGGTATGCACATGTTTCTTCTCCTATTCTTCGCCTGCATTACGTTTGTCAACTGCTATCGTAAAATTATCACTGGTTTAGGTTTAACGGACGATGAGACCCGGGAAACATCACTTAACATATCATACTGTCATTCTCTGGTGACGTATTAAGAATTTTATGCCTGCAGGCTATGCTACCAGGGTagttaaagatgccaaaaaTTACTGCAATATCTTTTGGTTGGTACCTCTACAattaatacgagtatatgccTACTGAAGCGCGCAAAATTTTGCTGTACTTCTAGTagcaattaaattatatttaattgaattgaagatgacatttttttttaaatcataggTTAACAATAATTTATCTGCATCACATTTACaaagtagaataaaaaacatattttaaactcAGCTGGGCTGGCGTTAAAATATTTGGCTGTACGCCATCATATGCGGTGCCATAAAGTCAAGTGGTTCACTGCAATATTTTCAGTGGAAGAAAAAGCATGAAGCCAAATCCATTGCAAAGGGTAGGTTAATTTGCAATGTAAATGAACCCTATGACGCATAATCATAGTCTCGGGTTAAACACAGGTTTTGTTAAAATTGTACCAAGTATTTGAAACTgggtttattttctttaatgctATAGACAATTTAGTATTATGCTTCAGTAAGAACAAGCATTCGCATATGTAAATCTATTAAATTCCAATTTTAACTGATAAATGAatgttaataaatttacaatcaaatatttttgttttactgctaattttgaaaatttaaaacgaCAGAAGAGCAAAAAGTAAGttaatttcgaataaaattaagtatttaataataaataagttaatttcgaacaaaattatgtatttatattaataataaatatattggtATACATCTGTGCTTACAATAATAGCAGCCCaacatattacaaaattttgactACTTGTTtactgtttatttaattttttaatattttttatagaaacatagttcatactacaacaaaaatcaactaaattaaaaaactttcagaatttttataaatttatatacaggTTTATAGCCCATCGAGGTGCCACTTTAAAGTGGCTGAAAgttcgatttgatttttgataattttttttgttgataaaaaGCATTAAAACATTTCAGTGTGCTGAAAATACTCAAATGTTTTACCAATATCTGATcgtttattatatcaaaatctaTTTCAGTATCCCGAAAATTAAATTTCGTAAATTTCCTTTGAACTTAATTTGCTTAAAACCAACTTTAGTTACCAGCTTATGGTGGATTTAAATTTAAACCGGGTTCCAAGCTAAAAACTAGGTATTAATTCGGctattattaaaataagttatgatttttttaactctGTTTAACAAGTATAGAACCGGCTTATTTTCGACCATGATTATGCACCCATAAGTTTATATTCCGTTAAGAGTGCTCTTAAACCCGTTAAAGCAGCACAAATTTATGGACTGATATTGGGTTTCAAGAGaataaaatttgtggaattttataCTTCTTAGAAAGTATTGAGCTTACtagtatttttttactaattattgGTAAGAAGGGcatcataaaaacaaatgtgtgaaaaatcatacatacctatttattaagttttccgAATTTTCCGGCATGTACACAATTAATCACATTAGGTCCCAAGTGTTgtcaacaaagtaaaataaaagtattataaGCCTTAAACATTATGTGCATAATTCTGCACATGAGGTCCGAAGGGTCTATGGAAGTGGTATTt harbors:
- the LOC128858783 gene encoding uncharacterized protein LOC128858783, encoding MELHLLAFYIILLSYTRAYAAEQEANYKLILDKLTADKEAEDIVKVKVELDKSEDIVKINGEVEQLIDMDNTWKVKLVFKRADEANEEYTEMMALPAMGICDFLKIYYRMYVYESLVKYSNAPSPYVCPIVKDTYYVKEYPFTSDKLKSIKNPGFYRMEAILYHEDEEKFKYSLEGHVVEEK